Proteins encoded together in one Carya illinoinensis cultivar Pawnee chromosome 3, C.illinoinensisPawnee_v1, whole genome shotgun sequence window:
- the LOC122304896 gene encoding protein FAR1-RELATED SEQUENCE 5-like, whose product MKCVYDTQSIEDFEKCWAEFINTFELHENAWLNSLYAERDHWVPVFLKETFWAGMSTTQRSESMNAFFDGYVHSKTNLKEFVDQFDNALKKKIENENQAELQSFSVTIPCVSRSPIEKKFQELYTNAKFKEVQQQVIGVLDLETSLLTSDGVLKSYLVEDEVRIQEFTKSLTYSVELNVDDCNAKCSCGLFQMRGILCRHILAIFKSNGIKSLPDRYILDRWRKDIKKRYTLIRSSYDEGELRPNGNRYPVTAR is encoded by the coding sequence ATGAAATGTGTGTACGACACACAATCTATTGAGGACTTTGAAAAGTGTTGGGCCGAGTTTATTAACACATTTGAGTTACATGAGAATGCGTGGTTGAATAGTTTATATGCAGAGCGTGATCATTGGGTACCGGTTTTCCTAAAAGAGACcttttgggctggaatgagtacaacccaacGCAGCGAGAGTATGAATGCCTTTTTTGATGGTTATGTCCATTCGAAGACAAACTTGAAGGAGTTTGTCGACCAGTTTGACAATGCGcttaagaagaaaattgagaatgaaaatcagGCAGAACTCCAGTCTTTTAGTGTCACTATCCCCTGCGTATCTAGATCTCCAATAGAAAAGAAGTTTCAAGAGTTATACACCAACGCGAAATTCAAGGAAGTTCAGCAACAAGTAATTGGTGTGCTTGATCTGGAGACATCTCTACTGACGTCAGATGGTGTTTTGAAGAGTTAtttggtagaagatgaagttcgtATTCAGGAGTTCACAAAAAGCTTGACATATTCCGTGGAATTGAATGTGGATGATTGCAATGCAAAATGTTCATGTGGGTTATTTCAAATGAGGGGGATACTGTGTAGACATATTTTGGCGATATTCAAATCAAACGGCATAAAATCATTGCCAGACCGGTACATTTTAGACCGGTGGAGGAAGGACATCAAAAAGAGATACACATTAATCCGAAGCAGCTACGACGAAGGGGAGCTGAGGCCAAATGGTAATAGATatcctgtaacagcccgctag